The nucleotide sequence GTTCTCCGGCAGATGGGTGGTGCTCCGGCAGCCGGTTCAAACTTCCAAGGTCCAGGGCTCCAGGCACCTCGTGAGGCAGCAAACACGCTGGAGACAGCGGACATGGTCACCTCCTAATGCATCACATCGTGGGGTAGATCGTTAAAGGAGATCAGATCTGGGCGGTGTGGTGAATTCGGTCGTCGGCAGTGAATTGCGTCCTTGACGGCATGGTGAGAAGAATGCATGGTGCAGAGGAAATGGAATCTTGGCGGCACAATCGGAGAGAACAAGGGCGGCGATCTCGGAGGAAGGTGCAACAGAGGCATGATAGAGAAACTGAGGTTCGGGAgagggacgagacttgcctgctcccctcccgtgtgcccatccgtgctcccgcatacgtggcttgatttgattggaacaaaataaggcccgaccccatcccttaaaatcagggggggagatgattagattagaaagaaaaaaagaCAGCCGTTGAATgaggtgggagcacggatgggagggagcaggcaagccggatcctcgGGAGAGATGGAGCGGGAGAGGAATCAGGGGTTATGCAAACGTGACTGCGTCAATTACGGGTTGTTAGCAAAAGTAGGCCCTCGACCGTGGGATTAATCAAGTATCGACGGATCTCCTGTAGTGTGACGATTGACCTGTATCAAACTACTGATGCAAAGTGTTTCCGAAAAGAAATTAGACGGCTGTGGGCTGTGGTTGGGCCTACGAGCACGGGTGCAGCGTACTGATCAGATCAAACCTCGTCCGTACACGCCACACCCCTTCGCGCGGACAACGGAGAAGACAGCAACGCACAGCCGATGAGGCCTCTCGGCGCCGTCGCCCTGCTCCTcgtcgcggcagcggcggcgccacGGGCGGTGAGCGGCCAGCACTACGGCTCGATCAGCAGAGACGACTTCCCCGTGGACTTCAGCTTCGGGGCCAGCACATCAGCTTATCAGGTGAGAACCATCACGCTTACGTTCATTCGCGGTGAAACGGCGAACACGATCGTTGACATGCTTCTGTGTGTGGTGGGCCGTCGGGATTCAGTgggaaggcgcggcggcggaggacggccGGACTCCCAGCGTGTGGGACACCTTCGCTCACGCCCACGCCGGTACGCAAGAACACATGGTTTCCCTTTTGCTGTGCCGTTAGCACACGTTCGTGCCACTGTTCTAGAGTAAATAAAGTCTATTTTGTTGCATCAGTAAAAAGGCAATCCCAACCAGGATCACTCGTTTCTATCACTGACAATGCGGGCCTATGTGTCATGCCCATCTTTACCCACTCCGTCCATACCAACAGCGTGCTTCTTGCGCTCAACGCCCCGCTTCCGTCTCCCGTTCCAGGTTGGCACTCAGCTGCGAGAGGCGAGGTGGAGGAGAAACACGGCAAGGATGAACTGCGCCGTGGAGGTCTGCAGGGACAGTTTATTTCTTTCATAACATGTGTATCACACGTAAACGCCCAAGTCTCAGCAGGTGTTTAGTCTTCCCAACTAGCGACATTCAGTGATCTATTAACTGATGCTTCAGTGATCATGGTTGTCGCGACGGTGCAATGGGTCTCCAAGATAAAGGGGTTCGACCTCAATTCAAGTGCGAGGGCCACACACTCCATGCATGCTGCTAGCTCGGCTTCAGCTGGAGCACCTCGAtagtgttgagtatattgattagatTGGAAACATAGGATAGACTAGGAATTATTCTGGCTTGCCTTATACTTTAAAATGatcatgtacttctatatatatacccataaggctcaagcaatacatagATAATTTCATCAAATCTCTCTCCTCCttttaacatggtatcagttttcggGTTCTAAACCCTAAACCGCCCGTCGCTTCCGCTCCGCGCGCCGCCCTCGGGGCGGTCGGCTTTCATGACCGTcgtcgggggccgcgccgcccataCCTAGGGTTCGTTCAACATGCCCTTCATGTTGAAAATATAGAATATACTAGGAATTATTCTGGCTtgccttatactccctccgtcccaaaatacttgtcaaaggaatgaatgtatctagatgtatttttgttttaggtacatccatttttatgcatttctcagacgagtaattccggacggagggagtacttcaagATGACcatatactcctatatatatgcccatgaggctcaagcaatacatagacaattccaccaaatctctctctcccttctaacagatAGGAAGCGGCAGGATGCAAGAAATGAGCGGATTATGTACCAAAGATGAGTGGTCTGCCGTGTGTTTGAGCATATGGTCATAACTCAAAACCATCGTCCCTATCACCACGATCGTGTTCTGGTGTTGGCGGATACATAGGAGAGAATCAATATAGCTTGATAGGAAGTGTCGGGAGGCAGGCTTTTGTAAGAGGAGTTGCCTTCTGGTGTGTTAACTCATTGTGTACATGCCATATACGTCACACTATCATGAGTACATGAAGGCAGAAGGCATTCATATTCGCTGCAGTGATCCAGCAAGTGTAGAAGCCAGTCTGGTCCCGTGTTAATGACGGTATCAATTTATCACCGAATCgtatggacacatgcatatgatTGATGAGGATGTATGCACTCGGGATGCTGAAGATTCCTCGGGGATCTGGCACCCATGTTATGATATCCTCAAGTTGTCTCGCCAGCGTCGAGCACCGCCTCCACCCCTCCCTCAGATCATGCTCAACCCCATCCCCCTCCTATCCGACGACTTTGCTCTCCAAGGTTAGTGCTTGGTTCCTCATCGCACGAACTCGTCGAATGTGGTTACGTGCCCGCGCCCCATGCTCCTCTCTTAGATTCACTCTTCACCGCCCCCCTTCTGCTTCGTCTGCTTTGAACGATTGAAGTTTCAGCATCATATACTTACTTTTGAAGATTAAATTAATATTCTAAACAATTATAGATCATTGCAATTTGCTCATTTCACATTTTGAATATTGGGTTTTTAGCACTTTTGCCATCTGTTGTGCCACGCTACTCAGTTATGCCACTATTTTTTTCCTATGGCCCCAAATCATAGTTAATTGTAGTCGCACCATCTCGGTGCTGCCTTCTAACACGAAAGAAACACATTTAGATGTGTGTTTAAGAAAAAATAGTTGTTGTAGTCACTATAAATGACTCTCAGTCTCGTGGGTTTTTTTTCAACCCGGGTCGGTTTAGTGTCTGGGTTCAGGTTCATGGTGGAAATCGAAAGAAATGGATTGTGCATATGGATTATGCCTCGATGCTTATAAGTTCTGCAATACAGGTGATGACTCTGTAAATGGTGACGTGGCAGCTGACGGCTACCACAAGTACAAGGTATGGTAATTTTTGTAACTCAAGTCTGCCACCCTTAATTGGCCTATGTATATCGTGTTATTGAGATGTTTGGTTGCGCTTATTTCTGGCTTTTGTACGTTGGCTTATAAGCCAAAAATACCTATTTATGAGCTTCTGGCTTATGACTAGTATTGTTACATGGTGGTACAAGCCAAAATCGAAAGTGAAACCTCATAAATAAATGTTTTGGGTTTATAAAAGTGCAAAAGCCAAGAATAAGCCCAACCAATCAACGCCTACAACGCAAATGCTCATGTAGTTGCTAAGAAGAACTGTGCACAACATGCTATCAAAGAGAGGTTGGTTTGGTATGCTCCGGTTTTAGATGGAGTGGGTGGTTGAGGTATGAGGAGAGGTGAGAGGGTACTTTATAGGTAGTGACTCCAAAATATGTTAGTAAAATATTtgttaagattttttttctttcgaaCCAACACTAGCTTGAGAAAAAATTAAATGATGTAAACATCATTGACTAACTATAGCTCCCCTAAACATGACAAAAAGTAGCCAATCCTGGTAATATGTTGCATGCTAATAATGGTGAATTTGTGATGATCAACCTGATAAGGTTTAAGTCTCTGTGTTTACCATGCTAGCCCTTGGATTGATTTGCTAGAATACACGATACCGACATAATACCAAACACAAATGCACCACTCACTATTACATTGAAAGATCCGGAATAACATACTTTAGTACAAACCACTAGCCAGAGCTAGTCAAATAGTGTAGCATTACAACGGAAAGCAAATAAGTTTCATACAGTACCATCCATGCCATAGGCGAACCATGTCGAGTGGAGACTCACAACTCTACGTTATGTTCACTCCTCGTCAGTATcactgcaacataatacgttgcgaccacaagggtcaatacattgatCGTACCTATAATCTATAATACTGGATATGATGCATCACGTAGCATAAGTCCTAGACCTGCTGGCTCAAACCCGATGGAGGTGCCTTAGCATTGGTTGTTTCCAACAAAGATCATATTCCCATGTTCAATCCATCAAATTTTAGTTAATAAAATTATGGTGATGAGATCTTACATATGGCTCTAAGCCAACTtgctcaaaattgtccataaccgtggacacgACCAATCATAATTAGTTTTTACACTCTCGATTGATTTATGTACTTTACCCGCATGACCTAGTCAGTACCATTTGCTACTAAACACATATTCTAGAGTAATCAGAAAAATACCAAGGCGAAGCCTTTGGAAAGTAGTTCCCTAAGTCCACCTTGTATGACCATACACCTACCAAACACCTACATCTTCTGGTCATATAGGGTTAGGTCCCCAAAACTTAATTAATTATCTAAGTTGGAGCTTATATGACACACGGCTACACATGAAAGCTACTAAACTAGGAACATGTACAATCTCTTTGAACCTGATTGACATACCAAAAGTGAACATCCCAGTAGGTTATCGCCATAGAAATGGCCCTACGGGTGCCACTCAAGATAAACCAAGCAATGCCACTTTCACCCCGTGATTCATTAACTGGAGTTGGTAGTACATAAGCTTAGACATACATTTCAACTTTGGTAGTTTATGTGATCCCGCCCCGTATATAGCATAGCATGTCTAAGCATTGTAACTCCAAGCGTTGGCGACAAGGAACATGGTAAGTACATATCGCTATCCTACTACGTTTCATAGAATAGTGAAAGGACCTATACGTctcctagagggggtgaataggcgttttgaAACTTTtgcggatttggctttatcctaatgcggaattaaaatGAAGGTGCTCTAATCCTAAATATGTTAGGCTCAACTAAGTTCACCAACagcctatgctaaacaagatatgCACTTAAAGGAACCTTGCAAGCACAAACTATGTCATAATATATGGGATTGAAGGATGCAACTAAGCAATTCAAACTAACATAAGATATATCAATAAGAGCAAGTATGAATTATGAAAAGTAAATGATGCGGGAATGAGATAACCACAAGTTAGTCAGAATTACCCTGAAGTTCACACTTGTGAGAGTGCTAATATCcattggagcagtgtcgaagccaAAACTCCGGAGCGCCACCAAGTGGCTCACCATGGTCTCCCCTTTTGACTCACCCTCAATGGATGAGCCTCAGTCActtggggttggtcttgaaggcgaccacaacacctttacaaactttatcgaagcacaccacaagcaaggaagcttctaGGGGTACCTCGACCACCTAGGCATCTTCACAAACTTTTCAAAGAGGTCACCAAGTCAACACCACCAAACCTTCTAGAAGGCGGcgacctccaagagtaataaactatAGACTCTCACTTGAACAAATTGAtgcggggagctcaaaccaatgcaacaaatgcagaGCAAGGTCAAGCAATGgatgctcaactcactctctcaatctcacaagataCAACTCAATAAagtaggagattgaagagaggggcATAATGGAGGAGATCAACAAATGGCTCCAAGATCCATAcacaaatcccccttcacatagaggggagataggggtttgggGGAGGTGGATTGTAGCTCAAAAGAGTGGTATAAACATGTTTGAACAACACCCAAACCAGTGGGGAATAAGAGCACTTAAATAGACAACCCCCAAAAACTAGTCGCTGGACTCAAACGGACCTTCTCTGGACACACTGTGCCCATTGCGTCCCATGGGCACGGTACAGCTCCATGGGCAAGAGAGGTACCGTGCCCACGGTCTACCCAGAGACAACCCACATCAGAAAACTGAAACATGCATAACTTTGTCGTACAAACTccaattttgatgatcttgggctcgttttaaaGTTGTGGGCAAGCCCAAGgccctcacatagagaaccacccaacaTCAAAAACAAATATTGATGGAAAACATGCAAAGGTTTGAGCCCTCTACATATGAAGTGATCACGCTACTCGCCCgaaagtccctcttgatagtacgattatcaaacctataatccggccTCCCACCaagcaccatgagaccggtaaaactAGGAAAATCTAGCTAATATTTTCCTTGCATATTCCACTTGAGATTGATGACAATgttaatgcttgcctcaagttggaatcctTCTCTTGACCACAGtcacttggtgaagatactcgaattgcTTACCCATATTGCAATGAGGGAAGCATTCACTTAAGCACATCTTCACATGTACATTATCAcgatgtggaccgcaagcttcaaagtATATAACCCCTAGATGGTCATCTTGCACTTGCACTtctcgatgaccatcaccacttgatgtgaTCATCACATAGGCAACTTGAAATCTTTCTTTTGACgcaagcccatgagaaacacctaacccacatagacatagcAAACACGTAGCATGGGTTAGTTCACAAAAAGCAATTCACAATTTAGTTATCATGCCACTAGATCACTAGAGCCCACGCAGTACATTGTTTGTGCTTGTGTGATGACCATCTAGTATACAATCTTCTAGCGTCATCTTGGTtaaccaacatctttacttcacGCTCCATCTTGGTTTCTCGAAAGCCACAATTAACTCTTCATTTCACTTAATTGCTTCAAGAAtgtatcaccaaagactctttcatggCCCTATCAAGTTTCACCATGAACATCATATTGGTCATCACTTGCTCTTCTAAATGCTCCAGCACAATCTCTTGAGAGACATAATGAATTCTTCACTCACCATTTTCTTGTGTTATAACCATAACTTGAATTTTTCCCATAAATAATTCTCTCAAGTCCTTGATCCTTATAAGCCCAAATATGCCAACCTTTGGTATCATCTAATGAACTCCACCTTGAACATAATTGGTTAGACACTAAAATCAATCTTGATGGCTTCAATAGATATATCCAAAGACCAACTAGTAACCTCACTAGTAGGCACGGGGTCAGAGACCCTGTGCGCACGAGGTATCCAGAGAGTTTAACACTCGACCCGGTGTCCGCGGGGGTCAGGAGGCCAGTGCGCACGAAATGTCCAACAAGATTTCCCTTGACCTGGTGGGCACGGGCCCTGGATCCCGTGGCCACGGGGTAACTAGAGAGGGATACTATGAGGACTTCTTCATGAGGGTTTTGGTGGAACTCTTCCCAAATCAATCCATATGCTTCATGCATCACTATGGAGCATTTCTTCATATAAGAtacaatgcacttgatgctccacgGGAATTGTCAGTCAATACAAAAGCACATAGCATATCTTTGTGTTTATGATATTCATCCTTGAATCCATCCAATATCCTTAAGGAACCACCTATGGAATATTCCTCAAatatatattaatgaaaacattagtccatagagattgtaaTTAGTTACCAAAACACACTTAGGGTTTACATGCACTTTCACATAGCATATTAGTAACATAGTCCTTCGAGCTCAAAAAAGCATAGTTCTATACTCACACCCTATCATGGCTTACTACATGCGTAATCAAAAAAGAGGTGACATGATCAGATGTTCCACCTGCCTTGGCAATTGTTGTTGACTGAACACTCCCCACAAGTGCAGACATTACACTCCTTGCCATCTATACGTTAAAAGAGCATAACGATGAATAACAACTTAAGAACCAAATAATTCATACAAAAAGAAAACTTGAATGAACGGCAACAAGAACCAAATAAGAACTTATGGCAGTATTATATTGGCTAAGGCTCAATGTAGGATTCATTGTGCACAAAGAATCATTGCATTTGGGTATGTGGTCTATCAGTTGTGGTCAAATGAGGTTCACCTTAAATTTAAATTAGATTTAAATTTTGCAACACTAATTCAATTCAAAAGGTTTGAAAGGATAGGGTTCAACATGTGAATCAGTGTGTAAAAGATTCATGTTTGAATTTAAATGGGTTTGGAAGTTGTGTTTCAAACAAGGTTTGAACTAaaattaaaaataattcaaactttTTGGGTTGGGTCGGTCTAAAAATGATTCAAATGGTTTGTGGTCATCATATGAATCAATTTGCAAAAACATTCATTTGATTTGGATAAATGGTTTGTAAACTAGGTTCAAGCAAcgtttgaattcaaattcaaatgatttgaaaatttCAATCTTGGAAAATATGGTTCTACTAGACATGTTCCTTTGGAATACAAACCAAAAAGAATTTCTGGATTTGGAACCATAGATCAAAAAGTATGATCAATTCAAGTTTCCAAAACCTCTGCCATGGCATCATTTTTGAAATGTATCTGCAATTTCAAAAATTAAAAGAATAATTTGGTGGAAATTCAACATAATGTTCTATGTGAAACTAGGGTACATAAGGAtcattttgcaaaaagaatcactccatTTGGGTTCATGGTTTGCAAATTAGGGCCTAAataagattcaaatttaaaccaaATTCAGATTTAAATTTCAAAAAAAGAATTGTACTGTTGGAGGAAGCACTCCACGGGGatcaatatgcaaaaagaatcacctcaTCTGGAGTTACAGATAAAAGGTTATAAAGGTTCTAAGGTTCATGGGCTTTTCTGCAAAAGTGCCTAATTAACAGAGTTTATTTTAGTTAACAAAAaatgatggtgatcatatcaacggGTGCATCTGCGAATGGCGGTGACGATGGTAGTCGTGGGGGTGCCACGGCTCGTCAGAATTGCCAGGAATCTCTTGTCAGGGTTGCAGGTGGCAACTGCGAGCTTTGGGTTTCGCCGGCGATTCTGCTGCAGTAGTCTTGTGGTCATGGCGATGGTTCAGCGCAACGCGCTTGAGTGCGGCGAAGTGAATAGACAACCCGGCATGGTCAATTGGTAGCTCACCTCGCTGGAAACATGGTCGCGGCAGCGGTTATTGCACCGGTGTGCTCGTGATCATGTCCTGGGGTTGACCTGGACACTCGGCGCATTCAAAAGCATGCGATGAAGTGCGTAGAGCCAGTAGGGGAAAAGAGGGGCCCGCCCTTCACTTGTGTGTGTCGGAATCGGCCAACAACGGCAACCGCAATCGCAGCGACGAAAAATTTTGGCGGCCTGGTAGCAGAGAGGGTGAGCTGGGTGGGGGCTTTTGGCGAGGGCGGCGAGGAGGTTTAAAGTTGGGTGGCAGCGTGGCCATTCGGTCTCGAGAAGGTGGAGAAAGTGGGGGAGTGTTGTGTCATTCTTGAGGGTATGCCTGGGGATCTCGGATGGAGGTTGACAACGAACTGacaggtgggtcctacctgtcagcgAGTCAATCGCTCGGGCACGGCGTGAGCTGTTGGATCTTCATTAGATCGGACGGCCGGGACTTGTCCCTCGCTTGCGTACCGGTTCAGGTGGAGGGTTGGGTCGTAGGCCCTAAGTGGCTACGCGGACGGTTAGGCTGCGCTGCTGCTGGCCTGAGGCCCAAGTACATAGTGTTTTTTTCTCATATTTGAACTAGAATTTGAATCTGGCTTAAATATTGCCATTTCAAATCCAAAATTTTAAAAACTTGCATGAAACTAGAAGGGATAATATATATCATAGGAAAAATATTTCCAACCTGATGCAACCTTGAAAAAACATTTTATGCAACAGGGCTTTGATATGGAGTATTTAATAAAACCCAAATTCAATTAGGGTTTATAAATTTCCAAACTGAATCCCAAAAATCCAAAATGCATTGGAATCATGGTATGCATATGAATTATATGTTTACATCCAAATTTGAAAATTTTAGGATGAGACAGTATCTTTTCTTGTGTTTGTCACAGGAGGATATCAAATTAATGAAGGAGACGGGGCTGGATGCTTATAGATTCTCTATCTCTTGGTCAAGGCTTATTCCTAGTATGTCCTCGAAAAACTTGTAGCAAAGTTTTCTCGTTAAGTTGGTTTTTTACAAACAATAGTTCTGTTTACCTTCACATTTCCACAGATGGAAGAGGAGAAATCAATCCAAAAGGAGTAGAATACTACAACAATCTCATCAATGAACTTCTTGATCATGGTAAATCTTACATGCAAGATATTTATCTACCTATTAAATCTAATCGTCACGGAGACTACATACTATTCACTCTCTTCACAAATCAATGTATTCAATTTTGTACACATGCTGCATGCAGTAAAAGAAGTTGAACTCTGACAGTTAGTAAATATAAATGAAAATGATACCAGTAGGTTTTAGCCGGGCCCTACACCCCTGAATTTATAGTGGACTGAAATTATAGGCCAGAGGTTGGACTAGGGAGTAAGTCCATGAAGAGTTGGACTGAACTGCCCATAACATGTCCAGTTTAACTTACTCATCCTGTTTTTTTATTCTATAACTGTATTTATCTGCTTTTTAATGGCAAAAGTAGATGTATAAACGGAACTGGAGGGGTATTATGTACCTCTAATATTGAGTTTGATAAATAATAAGTGGCATTAATGAAGAATGCCATTAAAGAATTGAGCACTTACTCAAATCCTTACTATGTTATCTTGCAGGAATTCAACCACATACAACGATTTTCCAGTACGATCTTCCTCAGATCCTTGAAGATGAATATGGTGGATGGTTGAGTCCCCAAATAATGTATGTATTCTGTTTTCATGCATTTCATTTTTTGTCTtcatttttgaaaattttgatgtgTAAGTATGATATTATTCATTACTGTTAGTGTATGTTATGGATAATTGTGCAGAATAATAATGTAGGCACAAAAACACGTATTATGTATGCATTGTACAAAACCAGATTGCTTTTTGCCATGCCTGTAGATTTATCGGATGTAAATGCATAGAATATAAGGCACTTTTTAACTCCATTGTCTGTTTCCAGTGATGATTTCACAGCATATGCAGATGTGTGCTTTAGGGAATTTGGGGATAGGGTTACCAATTGGACTACTCTAAATGAACCTAACGCTTTAGTTTCGCTTGGATATGATGCTGGTATCGGGCCACCAGGGAGATGTTCTAAACCATTTGGATTTGCTAACTGTTCCTCTGGGGACTCTGTAAATGAGCCATACATTGTAGCTCATAATTGCTTATTGGCTCATAGCTCAGCTGTGTCACTATACAGAAGAAAGTATCAGGTAATATCTTTTCGCTAGCAAATTAGTACTAAGGTACTTATAAAATTCTTTCTTAATAGTTAGATCAACATTGTTATTCTGAACCATCAATGCAGTAGTCTATGTGATATTTGTCAAGTTATTTGAGATTAGAATAAATTGTTGTCTTGAATAATTGGTCTGCTCCAAAAAGAAAAACCTTAATGCTATCTTTGTTGCCGATATTCTGTGCTAATTATTAGAAGTATGTTATATACGCAAAGTTAGTGCTGTAACATTCATATGTCCCTTGGACTTCAGATATAGCTTAACTGTCTTCTAGTTTTCCTAAGGACGTTGAAAGCACCATGTTTCATATGAAATCGGTTATATCCATGGACAAAAAAAT is from Triticum aestivum cultivar Chinese Spring chromosome 3A, IWGSC CS RefSeq v2.1, whole genome shotgun sequence and encodes:
- the LOC123060983 gene encoding beta-glucosidase 10 isoform X1 yields the protein MRPLGAVALLLVAAAAAPRAVSGQHYGSISRDDFPVDFSFGASTSAYQWEGAAAEDGRTPSVWDTFAHAHAGWHSAARGEVEEKHGKDELRRGGDDSVNGDVAADGYHKYKEDIKLMKETGLDAYRFSISWSRLIPNGRGEINPKGVEYYNNLINELLDHGIQPHTTIFQYDLPQILEDEYGGWLSPQIIDDFTAYADVCFREFGDRVTNWTTLNEPNALVSLGYDAGIGPPGRCSKPFGFANCSSGDSVNEPYIVAHNCLLAHSSAVSLYRRKYQAKQHGLIGMNMFINNILPYTNSTEDIAAAKRAQAFYTGWFLDPLYYGDYPLVMKENTGSKLPKFSRSQSKQLISSMDFLGINYYTFLYVKDDPHHAPSNRRDFRADMAAKSIFASNSTTGFSVPGYGLRQVLEHLKQSYGNPPIYIHENGYPMHQDVVFDDGPRVEFLSEHLKNLLIALRNGSNTRGYFAWSLMDLYELLSVGDTYGLYYVDFANEDLKRYPRRSAIWYKDFLKGRRMETERFSDH
- the LOC123060983 gene encoding beta-glucosidase 10 isoform X2 — translated: MRPLGAVALLLVAAAAAPRAVSGQHYGSISRDDFPVDFSFGASTSAYQWEGAAAEDGRTPSVWDTFAHAHAGDDSVNGDVAADGYHKYKEDIKLMKETGLDAYRFSISWSRLIPNGRGEINPKGVEYYNNLINELLDHGIQPHTTIFQYDLPQILEDEYGGWLSPQIIDDFTAYADVCFREFGDRVTNWTTLNEPNALVSLGYDAGIGPPGRCSKPFGFANCSSGDSVNEPYIVAHNCLLAHSSAVSLYRRKYQAKQHGLIGMNMFINNILPYTNSTEDIAAAKRAQAFYTGWFLDPLYYGDYPLVMKENTGSKLPKFSRSQSKQLISSMDFLGINYYTFLYVKDDPHHAPSNRRDFRADMAAKSIFASNSTTGFSVPGYGLRQVLEHLKQSYGNPPIYIHENGYPMHQDVVFDDGPRVEFLSEHLKNLLIALRNGSNTRGYFAWSLMDLYELLSVGDTYGLYYVDFANEDLKRYPRRSAIWYKDFLKGRRMETERFSDH